One Fusarium musae strain F31 chromosome 6, whole genome shotgun sequence DNA segment encodes these proteins:
- a CDS encoding hypothetical protein (EggNog:ENOG41~SMCOG1034:cytochrome P450~antiSMASH:Cluster_6.4) produces MFSLLLFKFLEQHLLATIVLLFLPVPLGVLETYLRRWRLAQAQGCKEATRKVAVKDPIVGFDFLYKIFFEKSPERYLDSTWQAFKEMGTTYIEKRWSWQCVYTCDPQNIKHILATAYNDFDLPEFRTSVIGHIFGQGIFVLSGHPWKQARAVLRQSFRKDNPAPFLDTLERNFQSFLQHVPTDGSEVDLQPLFLALTMDISTEFLMGHSTNMLIQNADHTREQQFVDDYMVCSEEIIQQMQLGPLHSLKFNFAAKKARKRVYEYLEAFIQESLNKSEDGSGSSFLTEMMDVANDRTALSHHILHILLASRDTTSGLLGNLFFFLAKKPAIYAKLRGEVLNVAGQEPPTATLRLHPVIPTNARVAVRDTTIPRGGGIDGESPLFVPKGTAMFYNVYAMHRNEDVFGPKAEEFTPERWKDLRPGWGYLPFNGGARACIGQQYALLETHYVVARMAQAYSEIESRDDEEWMELYALALCSKNGCRVAAKR; encoded by the exons ATGTTCAGTCTATTATTGTTCAAGTTTCTGGAGCAGCATCTGCTTGCCACTAtcgttcttctctttctccctgTCCCTCTTGGTGTACTTGAGACATATCTTCGAAGATGGAGACTTGCACAAGCTCAGGGCTGTAAAGAAGCTACAAGAAAAGTGGCCGTAAAAGATCCCATTGTCGGTTTCGATTTTCTCTACAAGATCTTCTTTGAAAAGTCCCCTGAACGATATCTAGACAGTACATGGCAAGCCTTCAAGGAGATGGGTACTACCTACATCGAGAAGAGGTGGTCTTGGCAATGCGTCTACACTTGCGACCCTCAGAACATCAAACATATCCTTGCCACTGCATATAATGACTTTGATCTTCCCGAGTTTCGAACTTCAGTCATTGGTCATATCTTTGGCCAGGGCATCTTCGTTCTATCAGGCCATCCTTGGAAGCAAGCCCGGGCTGTACTGAGACAAAGTTTCAGGAAAGACAATCCCGCTCCCTTTTTAGACACTCTCGAACGAAACTTCCAATCCTTCCTCCAGCATGTCCCTACCGATGGCTCAGAAGTTGATCTCCAGCCTCTTTTCCTGGCTCTTACCATGGATATCTCCACCGAATTCCTCATGGGACACTCAACCAATATGCTCATCCAAAATGCAGATCACACTCGGGAACAGCAGTTTGTCGATGATTACATGGTTTGCTCCGAAGAGATCATCCAACAAATGCAACTTGGCCCACTCCACTCCCTCAAATTCAACTTTGCAGCTAAGAAGGCGAGAAAGAGGGTGTACGAGTATCTCGAGGCTTTCATTCAAGAGTCTCTGAATAAGTCTGAAGATGGCTCAGGCAGCAGTTTCCTGACAGAGATGATGGATGTAGCGAATGACAGAACGGCGCTCAGTCATCATATCCTACACATCCTACTTGCAAGCAGGGACACTACATCGGGTCTTCTCGGTAATCTGTTCTTCTTCCTGGCCAAGAAGCCTGCGATCTATGCAAAGCTCCGGGGCGAGGTTCTAAATGTTGCTGGCCAAGAGCCCCCTACTGCAA CCTTGAGGCTGCATCCTGTCATCCCCACCAACGCCCGCGTCGCAGTGCGAGACACCACCATCCCCCGGGGCGGCGGCATCGACGGAGAGTCACCACTCTTCGTTCCCAAGGGAACAGCCATGTTCTACAACGTATACGCCATGCATCGTAATGAAGATGTTTTCGGGCCCAAGGCCGAAGAGTTCACCCCTGAGAGGTGGAAGGATCTGAGACCTGGCTGGGGATATCTGCCCTTCAACGGCGGTGCTCGAGCGTGTATTGGTC AACAGTACGCTCTTCTGGAAACGCATTACGTTGTGGCGAGGATGGCGCAGGCTTATAGTGAGATCGAGTCgagagatgacgaggagtGGATGGAGTTGTATGCTTTAGCGTTGTGTTCGAAGAACGGTTGCCGAGTGGCAGCCAAGAGGTAA